The following is a genomic window from Lysinibacillus sp. JNUCC-52.
GATTTTATGGAGCTTTTTACAGTTGGCAATAGGCAGCGAAATAAACAGGTCTTTTCAATCCGTTAAATTTTCTTTTTATAGTTAATTTTATTTTTGGGGTTGTTTATCACATAAAAAAAGTAAAAAGACAACAAAATTAAAAATAACCATTTGAATCATAATTAATTATTGGCATCGAAAAAAAGAAGAAGATTATATGTTCAAATCAATAAAAAAATGACCAAGGACCAGCACAAAAATGTGAACCTGGTCATTTTTTATTGCTAATATAAATCTCAAGCATCATACAAAATAGTGGGGAAAATAGTAACTGTCGAATTTACATATCGTGTATGATGATAAAAGAATAGGAAATTTGTTCCGTCGTCGAAAATTCGGAAAGAAGGGATTAACCCTGGATTTAAAAAATAGTCCTCTATCAAGAAAAAGGAGCAATTACATTGTACGAAAAACAACTAGAAAGAGCGCTTGAATTACGAAAAGTTAATAAGAAGCAAGAATCAAATCAGTTACTTTTACAGTTGGTAGAGGAATATCCAGAAGATGCATACATTAACTACCAATGTGCTTGGAGTTTTGATGTGTTAGGACAAGAATTACAAGCCGTTCCTTACTATGAAAAGGCCATCAAACAAGGGTTATCTGGAACAGCTTTAGAAGGAGCATTTTTGGGACTTGGCAGTACGTATAGAACATTAGGGCACTATGAAAAATCCGAAAAAGTTTTTTTAGAAGGGATGCAATTATTTCCAACGAATCATGCATTACAAGTGTTTTATGCAATGACTTTATATAATCTAAAAAAACATAACGAAGCAATGGAACTCTTACTTCAATGCCTAGCAGAAACGACAACAGACGCTGAAATACTTAGTTATAAAAACGCAATTAATTTCTATGCAAATCAATTAGATAAAGTATGGAAATAGTCCCTTGATAATCGAATCTACTATAATGGAGGAGCAAAATGTGACGAAGTTTTATATGATGAACATTTCAAAGAGATCAGATGATTCAGAAGGTGAAGAAATGAATCAAGATAAAGTTTTTGAGAAAAAATCTGAGCTAAAAGAGTATTTGAAAAATGATGGATACATTAAAGAATCGAAGGATCAATACATTAAAATGCATGAAGAAACGATTTATATTGCTTCAGTCGAAAAAATTAAAGTTAAATGATCGGTATGTCACGTATGATGCGCGTGACTTTTTTTATGAAATGATAGTGCCATCCAAAAAGGTAAAATTGAAAGGGTGTTGTAGTTGAAAATTAGTAAAGAACATGCAGAACATTATAATTGGGGAAATGCGTGTGATGGTTGGCATTTAGTTAAAAATAATGAATTGAGTGTTATTCACGAAAGGATGCCAGCCAATACAGCGGAAGTTTGTCATTATCATCATCAAGCACAACAATTCTTTTTTGTACTTTCGGGTACG
Proteins encoded in this region:
- a CDS encoding tetratricopeptide repeat protein; amino-acid sequence: MYEKQLERALELRKVNKKQESNQLLLQLVEEYPEDAYINYQCAWSFDVLGQELQAVPYYEKAIKQGLSGTALEGAFLGLGSTYRTLGHYEKSEKVFLEGMQLFPTNHALQVFYAMTLYNLKKHNEAMELLLQCLAETTTDAEILSYKNAINFYANQLDKVWK
- a CDS encoding cupin domain-containing protein, whose protein sequence is MKISKEHAEHYNWGNACDGWHLVKNNELSVIHERMPANTAEVCHYHHQAQQFFFVLSGTATMDIDGERITLQANEGIEVPALTPHQMRNDSQEDVEFLVISQPNSKGDRIPL